The genomic segment CAGTATCAATCCCGAGCGCTAATCCGCTAACGATCGTTACCCCTTGTTGCACTAATTTCCCAGCTAACTCATACGCAATCTGCTGACCGATTTCTGATGCGGCACGAGAACCAACTATCGCCAATGCAGTTTCATCTTCCGGCATGAAATTCCCAAGCATATAGAGCAGAAATGGCGCATCGGGAATTAATTTTAATAAATTCGGATATCGAGAATCGTTGTTTGGAATAATCTGAATCCGGTTATTTTGTATGAATTCAATCTCCTGATAAAGTTCATCTATATGGTGACCGAATTTGTGGATTTCAGCTGCGATTTCCGGGGTAATCCGTTTAACCTTAATTAATTCTGCTACAGAAGCTTCAAATATTGCGGGGTAGCTGCCGAATTTATGTAATAACGCTTTCACCGTCGCCTGTCCGATATTAGAAATTTTATTTAATGCATAGATATAAACCAATTCAGCCATATGTGAAAATTTCCCTATAAGGTTTTCAGGTTCCTACAATTTGCGGTATCACCAGGGTAACGCAAACCGGTTCTTTTGTCGAGCATTTATTTATCCAGAGGTTAATATAATCCAACCAGTACTATGAAAGAAACATCGATAGGAAGATTTAAAAGTTAATCTACAGAGCTAAAGCACTCGACTATTTTTCGGTTAATATATCAAGTAATTCAAATCCGTTTTCGACATATATTTTAGTCGATGCAGCATTAAATTCATCAAACGCTTGCGCTGTAGCAGTCGGTATCTCCGGTGAAGTATAGAGAACAAACGGGACCGGCTCTTCGCTATGGGTCTGGATACATATCGGAGTTGCGTGGTCAGGGAGCACTAATAGTCGAAATTCCGGGAATTGATATGCGAAATCAAGCATCGGACCAACAATCCGTTCATCGAAATCTTCAATCGCTTTAATTTTCAAGTCCGACCGACCTTGATGGCCGCATTCATCTGGCGCTTCAATATGCACGAGCACGAAATCTGATCGTTCTAAAATTTTCCGCGCAGCTTCCACTTTACCCGCGTAATTTGTATCCAAATATCCGGTTGCACCGGGAATATCCGGTGCAACTAATCCCGCATATTTACCCAATCCCTTAATCAAATCTACTGCGGTTATCACTCCGCCAGTAAGCTGATATTTTTCTTGGAATGTTGGCAGTTGTGGTGGTTTCCCTTGTCCCCAGAGCCATATTGTCGTTGCTGGGTTTTTGCCCGCGTTTATACGCGCTCGATTCACCGGATGATTCGCTAGTATCGGTTCTGATTTTTGCATTAAATCACGGATTAGTTCTGAATTTTGTCCATTGGGTAAAAATCCAGCTATCGGTTGGTTTGTAATATCATGTGGAGGTGTGCAGTTAAGTTTAGTAAACTCACCGGTTATGATGGTTAAATGTCGATAACTTACCCCGGAATAAAATTGTATTTCCGAAGAATTAAGTTTTTGAGCTAGCGAATCGATTAACGATTTCGCTTCTTCGGTTGAAATATGTCCAGAACTATAATCAACCATTACCCCGTTCTGAATAGTAACCAAATTGCAGCGGAACGCGGTTTGATTCGGGTGAATCTGGATATTCCGACTCGCTGCTTCTAACGGCGCACGACCGGTGTAATACTTTCTCGGGTCATACCCGAGAATAGATAAATTAGCGATATCGCTTCCTGGCGGAGTTCCGTCCGGAATCGTTTTCACTAATCCGACGAGACCATGTTGTGCAAGAAAATCCAGATGCGGTTTTTTCGCCACCTGTAACGGTGTTTTCCCACCCAATGATTCTAATGGGCGGTCGGCCATGCCATCACCAACAAGAACAATATATTTCATAAAATAATGTGGAATGCGACAGCTTGCTTTCGCTTTGTTTTTCAGGAAGCTTGCTTCCTATTGTTTACCCAAGCAAGCTTGGGTATTCTAAAGCGGGAACAATCTCCCGCATTCCAAAATTACAATTTTAAAAACTTCGATATCTCATCCAGGTCTGCCGGTAATGTGGTAAATGGTTTACTCACCGCAATTGCGCGGTCCGGGTCTTTCAATCCATGTCCGGTTAGAATACATACGATGGTTGCATCATCAGGTATTTGATTTCGTTCACACGCTTTAATCAATCCGGCAACTGACGCTGCGGATGCTGGTTCTGCAAAAACACCTTCTAAACTCGCTAAAAGCTGATACGCATGTAAAATTTCATCATCGGTGATTTTATCGATTGTACCGTTCGATTCCTGCGCCGCTGCAACCGCTTGTTTCCAACTCGCTGGATTGCCAATCCGAATCGCAGTCGCTATCGTTTCCGGTTTCTCAATAATTCGGTTCTCAACGATTGGCGCAGCTCCTGCAGCTTGCCATCCGAACATTTTCGGTAATGATTTGATTTTCCCCGCGTGATAATAATCTTTATATCCTTTCCAGTATGCAGTGATATTTCCCGCATTACCGACAGGAATAAAATGATAATCTGGCGCTCGACCGAGTACATCACAGATTTCATACGCACCGGATTTCTGTCCTTCGATTCGGTATGGATTGAGTGAATTGACCAGCGTTATCGGATATTTATCGGTAATCTCACGAACGATTTTTAATGCGGCATCAAAACTGCCGGAAATCGCAAGTACTTTTGCACCGTGCATCATCGCTTGCGCAAGTTTACCCGCTGCAATTTTCCCTTCCGGAATAACTACTATACAATCCATACCAGCTCGCGCAGCATACGCTGCGGCAGATGCTGACGTATTCCCAGTAGATGCGCACATTACTGCTTTCGACCCTTCTTCCGCAGCTTTCGAAATCGCCATAGTCATTCCCCGGTCTTTAAACGACCCGGTCGGATTTAATCCTTCATATTTGAAATATACCCTAATCTTTTTCCCCAGATGTCTCGGCAGATTAACCGCCGGAATTAACGGGGTATTCCCTTCCAACATGGTGACAATCGGGGTTTTATCGCTTACCGGTAGAAACTCACGATATTGATTAATCACACCTTGCCAACTCATCTGAAATTCTCCTTTATATATTAACATTCGATAGAAGTAAATTCGAGTTTCGAATGTAGGTTGAAGTAGTCACTGATGGATTAAATAGAATAACCTGAATTAGGGTTATCTCGCAACAATAAGGGTATGGAAAATATAGATAAATTAAATACTACTCGACTCTCATGAATCATACCTCTAAAACAAAAAACAAACTCACCAATGGTAAGTTTGTTCGATAACCCTATAGGTATCAATAATGTATCAATTGGTTTTCTTATTGAACTTTGAATTGCTCACCTTTCCCCAATTTTAATCTTCAACGCGAATTAAAATCGATTTTCTTTTGATAACCGGCAATTTATCTATTTCAACCAGCGCTTGTTGAATTGATGCTTCCATCGCTTCGTGGGTCATCATGACGATAGGAACAACATCTTTCGCTTTCCGCCCTTTTTGAATCACTGCAGATATGCTAATCTTATATCGCGAGAGAATACCAGATATCGCAGCTAACACTCCCGGTTGGTCAAGTGCAGAAAATCGTAAATAATATTTGCTGGTTAATCTTGGTATCGGTTTAATCGGGATATGCTTTTTTCCGATCGGCAACGAAAAGTTCATTGTTGACGGAATATTACATTTCTCATTAACCCTACTGCATAAAATTTGCTTGCTCAAAGTAATAACATCGCTTATCACCGCACTCGCGGTTGGCATCATTCCCGCACCACGCCCGTAAAATAACGTTGTACCAACCGTATCACCTTCAACCAGTATCGCATTATACACACCATTAACTGAAGTTAACAGATTATCTTTCGGGAGCATCGTTGGATGCACTCGCACTTCAATTCCCTGTTCCGTTCGTTTCCCTATTGCAAGCAGTTTAATTACATAGCCGAATTCACGCGCATACTGGATATCTGAAGCGGTAATCTCAGTTATCCCTTCAACCAGAACTTCTTTTAATTCAATTGGAGTCTGGAACGCTAACGACGCGAGAATAACCAATTTATGCGCCGCATCCATTCCAGAAACGTCAAGGGTCGGGTCAGCTTCTGCAAATCCTAGTTGCTGCGCATCTTTTAATACCGTCTGATAATCCGCTCCTTCCTGTGCCATTCGGGTTAAAATATAATTGGTTGTTCCGTTAAGAATCCCGAAAACGGAATTGATTCGGTTCGCCGCTAGCCCAACATTAATTGCATTGATTATCGGAATTCCGCCACCAACACTCCCTTCAAAATAGACACTTTTATTTACTTTCGCTGCGGTCGAAAATATTTCTTTTCCATGTTCCGCGAGTAACGCTTTATTTGCAGTAACCACATGTTTTTTATTTTGTAATGCGGTAAGAATATATTCTAATGCCGGATGTATCCCGCCAATCAATTCGATGATTATATCTACTTCCGGGTCGGTTAAAACCTGATTCGCATCGTTTGTTAACAGCTTTTTACTCATCTTAACTGCCCGCGCTCGAGTTAAATCGATATCACAAACCCATTTTAAATTTAACTCTGTACCGATTACCTGCGCTAACTGTTCCTTTTTCTCTTGTAAAACTTTAACTACGCCAGTTCCAATAGTACCAAAACCCAGCAATCCAACATTAACCTGTTTCATACCGTATCCTTTCCATTCATAGTATTTCAGTAATACTTAAGGCCCGTATATCTTTAAAATCGAACTAACTTCCGAAACGCTTTATATCGTTCAGTTAATTCCGATTGGGTGAGTCGTATCAATCTGCCCAAACTAAAATCTTCAACGTTGAATGAGGCTAACGTGCTGCCGATAATCACTGCTTTCCGGAGATTTTTTTCGGATAAATCTTTCGTCGCAGCTAGATATCCAATAAATCCACCAGCAAACGTATCCCCAGCTCCGGTGGGGTCATAAATTGTTTCTAATGGGTATGCCGGTGCAGCAAATGTGGTTGAATCAGTAATCATCAACGAACCATGTTCACCTTTTTTTATTATCACTACTTTCGGACCGGTAGCGATAACCTTTTTCGCCGCTTTAACTAAATTTGCTGTGCCGCATAGTTGCCGTGCTTCCGCATCATTTAACAGAACGATATCTACTGCTTTGAGAATTTTCCATACCGCATCATGTTTATTCATAATCCAATAGTTCATCGTATCCGCAACTACTAAATCTGGTTTTTCAACCTGGGTCAATACTTCCATTTGCAATTCCGGATCAATATTCGCGAGAAAAATATATTTCGTTTTCCGATACGATTTGGGTATATGCGGATGGAAACAGGAAAAAACATTCAATTCGGTGCAGAGACTATGCGCTTGATTCATATCAAGCTCATAGTATCCCGACCAGTAGAACGTTTTCCCTTTTCGCACCTGCAATCCTTCCAAATCAATACTGCGACTTTTTAATAGTTCAATATGCTCTTGCGGAAAATCTTCACCAATAACACCGACCAGTTTCACCGGTCCATAAAAACTTGCAGCATACGACGCATAAACCGCTGAACCACCCAGAACATTATTCGCTTCTCCCAGTGGGGTTTTTACACTATCGAGCGCTACTGAACCGACGATTAATACACTCATCGTAACCTTTCTCCATTATTTTCAATAGAAACAGGGGCTGAACAGTTCAACCTCCTGTCTTTGTTAACCATTTTCACTAAGCATGCTCATACCAGTCGCCTTTTTTAGGTATCATCAATGGTACCGAGTGATTCACCTACTTCAGCAATATCACCTTCTTCAACTAAAATTTCTAATAATACGCCAGTCGCTGGCGCCGGAATATTGAACACAGCTTTATCGGTACTGATTTCAACTAAATCATCACCTTCATTCACTCTATCACCGACTTTATAATGCCAATAGGTTACGGTGACATATTCAATATCGTCACTTAATTCTGGCAATGAGATATCGACTGCCATGACTTTTCCCTCCTTATAAAAATGGTTAATGAATACATTAGATATTATTTTCGTTCATGGGTTGAATCTGGCGAACTACTTGTTCCGCATGGTACGAACTACGGGTAAACGGACTACTTACAACCCAATCAAACCCTATGTTCAACCCGAGTAAGCGCAATTCTTCAAATTCTGCTGGGGTATAATACTTTTCAACCGGAAGATGACGCACTGAAGGTTGTAAATATTGTCCGATAGTAAGTATATTACATTTTACACTAACAAGCGTTTCGAATAAAGAGATAATTTCATTTTTCTCCTCTCCAAGCCCAACCATAATTCCGGATTTCGTAACGAGGTTCGGATGGTGTCGTTTTGCGAAATCGAGTAGTTGGATTGACCGACGGTAATCTGCTTGTGGTCGAACTCGCGGATATAATCGTTCAACTGTTTCTAAATTATGATTGAATACATTCGGGGCGGCTGTCAATACCTGTTCAATTGCGGATTCTTTCCCTAGAAAATCCGGTACCAGAACTTCTATGGTAACCTGCGGTGCTCGGCGACGAATAGCGGTGATGGTGGCAACAAACTGTTCCGCACCACCGTCTGGTAAATCATCTCGTGTTACCGAGGTTAACACCGCATGCTTGATACCTAATCGCACGATCGCTTCAGCGATTCGTTCAGGTTCAGTAGCGTCAACTGATTCAGGAATACCTTTATCAACCGCACAAAATGAACAATTCCGAGTACAGATATTTCCTAGAATGAGAAAGGTAGCGGTGCCTGCGGCGAAACATTCGTTAAGATTTGGACAATGGGCACTGCGACAAACGGTATTTAACTTCAAATCGGAAATAACCTGACGAACCGGTTGCGTTGCGTCAATTACCGGAACAGATTTTTTTAACCAACGTGGTAACATAAGCAATATATTGTTTCTCTGATTGCTTATTTTGTCAAGTAGATTTCAGTTAACTGGTTCATATCACTCTTGTCCGTATCCATATCTCTAGGATATAATTAGTATAATATATTCTTTCTACAAGGAACTAGAAATGCATCAGAAAATCAGCCGAAAACAATTTCTGAAAAAAGTTGCGGGATTGGGCGTATCCGCTGTCGGATTCGCTAACCTACCGATTTCGATTTTTGCAAAAGAACCCGCAAATTCAGCTTCGCGTTCAACCGGGGTATCGCGCGTGGTTATCGTTCAAGATGCAGCAGTGCAAATAGCTGACGGTGTCATTGAACAATCGGTTGTATCCCGAATGGTGGAACAAGGAATGATTAAATTAACCGGGAAAAAGACAGCTGCTGATGCCTGGAAAACCTTATTTAAACCGTCTGATGTTGTCGGCATAAAAGTGAATTGTATTGCCGGTAGAAATATGTCATCGCGACCAGAATTGGTTGCCGCAATTGTTACCGGTTTACAATCCGCTGGAGTGAAACCAGATAATATCATTATCTGGGAACGAACTACTAATGAATTGCGCGCCGTCGGATATACCATTAATAGAGAGGGACCAGGCGTAAAATGTTATGGTACGGACGGTGATTATGATGAACAAATAGCGCAGTTCGGTTCGTTCAGTGGGAAATTAAGTCGAATTTTAAGTCAGAAAATTACCGCGTTGATTAATGTTCCGATTTTAAAAGACCATGGAACCGCTGGGGTAACGATTGCAATGAAAAATCATTACGGGTCAATTCATAATCCGGGCGAATTTCATCGCAATAACTGCGACCCGTATTGTGCGGATTTGAATGCGGTCCCAGCAATAAAAAATAAAACTCGGTTAATTATTTGTGATGCAATACGCGCGTTATGCAACGGCGGTCCGGGCGACCGACCGAAATATCGGTTTCATTATAATGGGGTCTTAATTTCAACCGACCCTGTAGCGATAGATTATCAAGGATGGCAAATTATCGAAACGCAACGGAAAGAATTAGGGCTTCCGACGCTAACTGAACAAGGACGACCACCAAAATATATCGCTACTGCGCAGAAACTTGGGCTAGGAACGAATGACCCGGAAAAAATAGAGGTTATTTCTGTGTAAGTATTGGAAAACTTTCATCTATGTTCGATGGGGTAAAAGCAAATTTTAAAGAAACAAGTTATCTATGGTATATCGCTTGTTTGCGGATTGCAGTAGGATATTTTTTCTTTCAGGCAGGTTGGACGAAACTTACCGGAAGATTTATTAGTAATAATATGCTATTAACTACGTTGAATGAATGGGTTCAACATATACCTACCGCTTGGTATAAAAACTTCATGGTAAATTTCGTTATGCCTCATACGACTATATTTTCATATCTAGTAGTTTACGGTGAAATCTTTATCGGACTAGCGCTAATGTTCGGATTGATGACCCGATTGAGTGCAGCGGTTGCGTTCGTTATGAACCTGAACTATCATTTAGCTACCAGTTGGCAATCCGGCGCTGCCGGGATGATCAATAAGATTTTTATCATTTGCGAACTGGTTATTCTTATTTCAGCTGCAGGTCGAGTTTTCGGTCTCGACCGTATCCTGCATAAAAAATATCCACGAATCCCCGTTTGGTAGCCGTATTGTTCAGCTTGTATTGACGAAATAGATACGGTGTTGCTACGAACGAGATAATATCTCGTTCGTAGACACTTCGGGGAAACCCCTGTTCAGAATTTGTGTGGTAAAGTTGACACAAGGTTGATATTGATATATGCTTACTGAAGGGATATGGTTCATCTAACGTAAATAAAATCAAATAAATAAATAAATAATAAGGTTGAAACCGTTTTGGTGTTAAATTTGCTATCTCAACTATTATGACTGTTCAAGAAATTCTTAATCTAGCAGAACAACAATTGAAATCTGCTGGGATAGAAAGCGCACGATTAGATGCAGAAGTTTTATTAGCTCGCGTGCTCGGTTTAACTCGAACGCAGTTACATATCCATTTTGATACTGAACTTAACTCAAGCCAAATATCTAATTACATTCGGGTTATCCATAAACGTACCGAACGTATTCCGGTTGCCTATCTCACGGGGCATAAAGAATTTATGGGATTCAACTGTGTGGTGACCCCGGAAGTATTAATCCCTCGACCGGAAACCGAGCTGTTAGTTGAAACAGCTATTGACCTTGCGCGGACTCTATTAGAAAAACACAATAAAAGCACTCTAACCATATTAGATATCGGAACAGGAAGTGGAAATATCGCAATATCGCTTGCAAAATATATTCCATACGCAGAAATTATTGCAGTTGATATAAGCGAATCAGCGCTTATCATCGCACGCGAAAATGCGGAACGGAATCAGGTTAGAGATAAAATACACTTTATCGCCAGCGATTTATTCAGTCATGCGGAACTGAAAAAACGAATGTTCGATATCATTGTCAGTAATCCGCCATATATTGCCGATACTGAAATTCCAGAATTAGCTCCGGAGATAACTCGATATGAACCGAAAATTGCATATTCCGGCGGACCTAATGGCATGCAAATCATCTATCGGATATTAACCGAGGCGCCACTGCAATTAAATCCTGACGGGTATCTAATCCTCGAAATTGGAGAAAAACAAGCGGAATTAATCAAAAAATTTATTGAGACCAACCCCCGATATGCGTTACAATCATTGCGAATTATTAAGGATTTCGCTGGCAAAAACCGTGTGGTTGTTTTAAGCAAATCCGAATATCGAAATGCGAACTCCGAAACAGTCTAGCAAACACCTCAATAATAAAATAATAACCAGAAACATTTGCTAAATGGTTTTATTATATCTTTTTATTCCGATATTCAATATTTGAATTTCGGATTCTGCTAGTAAACTATGGATAAAATCAGAATAATCGGCGGACAGCGGTTAACTGGAGAAGTTAAAATCAGCGGTGCGAAAAATTCGACGTTACCGCTCATGGCAGCATCAATTCTCGCGAATGAAAAATGCGTGTTACATAATGTCCCGAACGTTCAGGATATCATTTCGATGGAATTGATGCTTAATACGTTAGGGATTCAGGTGAATCGTGAAAATACCCATACGTTGATTATTGACCCTATCGGCTTATCTGGTTACGAAGCGCCGTATGATTTAGTTCGAAAAATGCGTGCGTCAATCTATGTTCTCGGTCCCTTGTTAGCGAAACTGAAAAAAGCGCGAGTTTCATTACCTGGCGGTTGCGCTATCGGCTTACGGCCGATTAATCTCCATATTAAAGGAATTCAAGCGTTAGGCGCTAAAGTTGAAATTGAAGAAGGATATATAAATGCGACCGCAGATAAATTGAAAGGTGCAGAAATCTATTTAGATTTACCGAGTGTCGGAGCAACAATCAATATCATGTTAGCTGCGGTTCTTGCGGAAGGGAAAACGTTGATAGAAAATGCTGCACAGGAACCGGAAATTGAAGATGTCGCCCAGTTTATGAATAAAATGGGTGCACGGATTACTGGTGCTGGAACGCCGGTTATCCAGATTGAAGGGGTAGAAGAATTAACCGCTGCAGAACATACGGTTATTCCCGACCGAATAGAAGCCGGAACCTATATTATCGCTGCGGCGATAACCCATGGTGATGTTTTTGTAACCAACGCGGTAATCGACCATTTGTTAGCCGTTCAAACCAAATTGGTTGAAGCTGGGGTAAGAATTATGCAGGAGAAAAACGGGTTGCGGGTAACCGTTCCGAACAAACTCCGTCCTACGGACATTAAAACCAGCCCATATCCAGGGTTCCCAACAGATTTACAAGCACAGTTTATGACCCTGATGTGTATAACTGAAGGAAGCAGCGTTATTACCGAAACTATCTGGGAGAACCGATTTATGCATGTTGGCGAATTATTACGTATGGGTGCAAATATTCGGATTCAAGGGAATAGCGCGATTGTAACCGGTGTACCGTATTTATCCGGAGCGCCGGTCATGGCATCGGATTTACGCGCTTCAGCGGCGTTGGTTCTCGCCGGATTAGTTGCCCGTGGTGAAACTGTAGTTAATCGAGTCTATCATTTAGACCGCGGTTATGAACGGTTAGTCGAGAAATTATCCCAGCTCGGCGCAAACATAGAAAGAATTAAATAAGGTAAAATTAACTTCGCTGATTGAATAAACGATTGCAGTGGTGGTAACTTCTGTATAATCGGTTTATATAGAGCTATACGATCTAAGAATTATGTTCCGTCGTATTTTACTCGGGTTTTTTTGGGATAGTTACGATAATCTTGGCCATTTAATTCTCGCTAACCTACTCTGGTTTTTCTGCAATATCTTAGGATTATTTCTCGGGTATATCATACTTCATATTTCGCCGAGGTTTAGCATCTTCTGGATTCTATTTAGTATCCCGTTGGCCATTTTTTCCGTAACGACTACTGCAATGTTTTATTATACTAAACTTATGGTTGAAGCGAAAGATAGTCCGATAAAACAGTTTTTTCTTGGAATGAAACTTTATTTCTGGAAAGGAATTTTCATAACGCTTATCCATATTTTCATCGGAATATTGGTTATGATTAACATTCAATTCTATATACAGATTCAAGGGTTCGGAATGATTTTAGCTGGATTAGCGTTCTGGTGCGGGATTCTTGTAGCCATGCAATCGTTATACGCATATTCGATTTTAGTGCAACATAACCTCCCGCTTCGAAAAACATTTAAACGTTCATTTCTTTTGCTGTTAGACAATCTTTGGATAACCGTTGGAATATTTCTTTTCAGTATTATTTTTTTCATAGTTAGTTTACTTAGCGGGATAGGACCAATCCTTTTTATGATGAGTTGCATAGCGATGCTAGGCAATAACGCAATCTATGAAATTATGACGAAATATGAGAAGAAACCTGAACCGGAACCAGCATTAGCGCCGGGTGAAAAACCGACTTCATGGAAACAGATTCTCGATAAAGAAAAAGCTGACCAGCAACCGAAATGGCGCCATGATAACCGTGGTTGGAAAGATATCTTTCGACCGTGGGATTATCAATAAATATGGACTCACGAAATTTGGCTGGTTGAGTATTAATTCGCAAGAGATAGCATAGGTTGTTTCACAGTCGTCCCTAACGGGACTAATGTGAATCCATCTCGGGTGAA from the bacterium genome contains:
- a CDS encoding cofactor-independent phosphoglycerate mutase, which codes for MKYIVLVGDGMADRPLESLGGKTPLQVAKKPHLDFLAQHGLVGLVKTIPDGTPPGSDIANLSILGYDPRKYYTGRAPLEAASRNIQIHPNQTAFRCNLVTIQNGVMVDYSSGHISTEEAKSLIDSLAQKLNSSEIQFYSGVSYRHLTIITGEFTKLNCTPPHDITNQPIAGFLPNGQNSELIRDLMQKSEPILANHPVNRARINAGKNPATTIWLWGQGKPPQLPTFQEKYQLTGGVITAVDLIKGLGKYAGLVAPDIPGATGYLDTNYAGKVEAARKILERSDFVLVHIEAPDECGHQGRSDLKIKAIEDFDERIVGPMLDFAYQFPEFRLLVLPDHATPICIQTHSEEPVPFVLYTSPEIPTATAQAFDEFNAASTKIYVENGFELLDILTEK
- the thrC gene encoding threonine synthase is translated as MSWQGVINQYREFLPVSDKTPIVTMLEGNTPLIPAVNLPRHLGKKIRVYFKYEGLNPTGSFKDRGMTMAISKAAEEGSKAVMCASTGNTSASAAAYAARAGMDCIVVIPEGKIAAGKLAQAMMHGAKVLAISGSFDAALKIVREITDKYPITLVNSLNPYRIEGQKSGAYEICDVLGRAPDYHFIPVGNAGNITAYWKGYKDYYHAGKIKSLPKMFGWQAAGAAPIVENRIIEKPETIATAIRIGNPASWKQAVAAAQESNGTIDKITDDEILHAYQLLASLEGVFAEPASAASVAGLIKACERNQIPDDATIVCILTGHGLKDPDRAIAVSKPFTTLPADLDEISKFLKL
- a CDS encoding homoserine dehydrogenase, with the protein product MKQVNVGLLGFGTIGTGVVKVLQEKKEQLAQVIGTELNLKWVCDIDLTRARAVKMSKKLLTNDANQVLTDPEVDIIIELIGGIHPALEYILTALQNKKHVVTANKALLAEHGKEIFSTAAKVNKSVYFEGSVGGGIPIINAINVGLAANRINSVFGILNGTTNYILTRMAQEGADYQTVLKDAQQLGFAEADPTLDVSGMDAAHKLVILASLAFQTPIELKEVLVEGITEITASDIQYAREFGYVIKLLAIGKRTEQGIEVRVHPTMLPKDNLLTSVNGVYNAILVEGDTVGTTLFYGRGAGMMPTASAVISDVITLSKQILCSRVNEKCNIPSTMNFSLPIGKKHIPIKPIPRLTSKYYLRFSALDQPGVLAAISGILSRYKISISAVIQKGRKAKDVVPIVMMTHEAMEASIQQALVEIDKLPVIKRKSILIRVED
- a CDS encoding PfkB family carbohydrate kinase, with the translated sequence MSVLIVGSVALDSVKTPLGEANNVLGGSAVYASYAASFYGPVKLVGVIGEDFPQEHIELLKSRSIDLEGLQVRKGKTFYWSGYYELDMNQAHSLCTELNVFSCFHPHIPKSYRKTKYIFLANIDPELQMEVLTQVEKPDLVVADTMNYWIMNKHDAVWKILKAVDIVLLNDAEARQLCGTANLVKAAKKVIATGPKVVIIKKGEHGSLMITDSTTFAAPAYPLETIYDPTGAGDTFAGGFIGYLAATKDLSEKNLRKAVIIGSTLASFNVEDFSLGRLIRLTQSELTERYKAFRKLVRF
- the lipA gene encoding lipoyl synthase — protein: MSNQRNNILLMLPRWLKKSVPVIDATQPVRQVISDLKLNTVCRSAHCPNLNECFAAGTATFLILGNICTRNCSFCAVDKGIPESVDATEPERIAEAIVRLGIKHAVLTSVTRDDLPDGGAEQFVATITAIRRRAPQVTIEVLVPDFLGKESAIEQVLTAAPNVFNHNLETVERLYPRVRPQADYRRSIQLLDFAKRHHPNLVTKSGIMVGLGEEKNEIISLFETLVSVKCNILTIGQYLQPSVRHLPVEKYYTPAEFEELRLLGLNIGFDWVVSSPFTRSSYHAEQVVRQIQPMNENNI
- a CDS encoding DUF362 domain-containing protein; its protein translation is MHQKISRKQFLKKVAGLGVSAVGFANLPISIFAKEPANSASRSTGVSRVVIVQDAAVQIADGVIEQSVVSRMVEQGMIKLTGKKTAADAWKTLFKPSDVVGIKVNCIAGRNMSSRPELVAAIVTGLQSAGVKPDNIIIWERTTNELRAVGYTINREGPGVKCYGTDGDYDEQIAQFGSFSGKLSRILSQKITALINVPILKDHGTAGVTIAMKNHYGSIHNPGEFHRNNCDPYCADLNAVPAIKNKTRLIICDAIRALCNGGPGDRPKYRFHYNGVLISTDPVAIDYQGWQIIETQRKELGLPTLTEQGRPPKYIATAQKLGLGTNDPEKIEVISV
- a CDS encoding DoxX family membrane protein — translated: MFDGVKANFKETSYLWYIACLRIAVGYFFFQAGWTKLTGRFISNNMLLTTLNEWVQHIPTAWYKNFMVNFVMPHTTIFSYLVVYGEIFIGLALMFGLMTRLSAAVAFVMNLNYHLATSWQSGAAGMINKIFIICELVILISAAGRVFGLDRILHKKYPRIPVW
- the prmC gene encoding peptide chain release factor N(5)-glutamine methyltransferase; the encoded protein is MTVQEILNLAEQQLKSAGIESARLDAEVLLARVLGLTRTQLHIHFDTELNSSQISNYIRVIHKRTERIPVAYLTGHKEFMGFNCVVTPEVLIPRPETELLVETAIDLARTLLEKHNKSTLTILDIGTGSGNIAISLAKYIPYAEIIAVDISESALIIARENAERNQVRDKIHFIASDLFSHAELKKRMFDIIVSNPPYIADTEIPELAPEITRYEPKIAYSGGPNGMQIIYRILTEAPLQLNPDGYLILEIGEKQAELIKKFIETNPRYALQSLRIIKDFAGKNRVVVLSKSEYRNANSETV
- the murA gene encoding UDP-N-acetylglucosamine 1-carboxyvinyltransferase, which produces MDKIRIIGGQRLTGEVKISGAKNSTLPLMAASILANEKCVLHNVPNVQDIISMELMLNTLGIQVNRENTHTLIIDPIGLSGYEAPYDLVRKMRASIYVLGPLLAKLKKARVSLPGGCAIGLRPINLHIKGIQALGAKVEIEEGYINATADKLKGAEIYLDLPSVGATINIMLAAVLAEGKTLIENAAQEPEIEDVAQFMNKMGARITGAGTPVIQIEGVEELTAAEHTVIPDRIEAGTYIIAAAITHGDVFVTNAVIDHLLAVQTKLVEAGVRIMQEKNGLRVTVPNKLRPTDIKTSPYPGFPTDLQAQFMTLMCITEGSSVITETIWENRFMHVGELLRMGANIRIQGNSAIVTGVPYLSGAPVMASDLRASAALVLAGLVARGETVVNRVYHLDRGYERLVEKLSQLGANIERIK